Proteins encoded within one genomic window of Methanosarcina barkeri str. Wiesmoor:
- a CDS encoding iron ABC transporter permease has protein sequence MPDYKFNRTTLVYLLPIALLIISLFIGRYQTPLSAVVDESIITFSSLFFGTPASVSAQHTVLFNVRLPRILAALLVGAALSMAGASFQGIFRNPLVSPYILGVGSGAGFGACLAILLWNNYLMIQLMAFAFGLLAMFFAISMGKVSKGTGTLVFVLSGIIVSSIFTALTSLAKYVADPYDQLPEIVFWLMGSLASVRYGDLFYILLPILIGAFVLFLFRWRINILSLGDEEAKALGTDVEKTRLVIIVCATLITSAAVSISGVIGWVGLVVPHISRMIVGPNYSRLLPMSMVIGASFMLVVDDLSRTIVATEIPLGILTSLVGAPLFAYLIKKGRMGWN, from the coding sequence ATGCCTGATTACAAGTTTAATCGCACTACTCTGGTGTACCTGTTACCTATCGCATTACTCATAATCTCCCTTTTTATTGGAAGATACCAGACTCCACTGTCGGCAGTTGTGGATGAGAGTATTATTACTTTTTCATCCCTTTTTTTTGGCACTCCTGCTTCGGTTTCCGCTCAACACACAGTACTGTTCAATGTAAGGTTACCGAGGATACTTGCAGCTTTACTGGTAGGTGCAGCTCTTTCCATGGCTGGAGCCTCTTTCCAGGGAATCTTTCGTAATCCACTTGTGTCTCCTTATATCCTTGGAGTGGGGTCCGGGGCTGGTTTTGGGGCATGCCTTGCAATATTGCTCTGGAATAATTATCTGATGATACAATTGATGGCTTTTGCTTTCGGACTCCTTGCGATGTTTTTTGCTATAAGTATGGGTAAAGTCAGCAAAGGTACTGGAACTTTAGTATTCGTGCTTTCGGGAATTATTGTGAGCTCTATTTTCACGGCTCTTACGTCACTGGCAAAGTATGTAGCAGATCCCTATGATCAACTTCCTGAAATAGTATTCTGGCTTATGGGAAGTCTTGCAAGTGTCAGGTACGGCGATTTGTTCTACATATTATTGCCTATACTTATTGGGGCTTTCGTATTGTTTCTTTTCAGGTGGCGTATCAACATTTTGTCCCTGGGAGACGAGGAAGCTAAAGCTCTTGGGACGGATGTGGAAAAAACGCGCCTGGTTATCATTGTTTGTGCGACCCTTATAACCTCAGCAGCAGTCAGTATCAGCGGTGTCATTGGTTGGGTCGGACTTGTTGTGCCCCATATCTCAAGAATGATTGTTGGTCCCAATTATAGCCGCCTCTTGCCTATGAGTATGGTTATTGGAGCATCGTTTATGCTGGTTGTGGATGATCTTTCAAGGACTATTGTAGCTACCGAAATTCCCCTGGGAATCCTAACTTCTCTGGTAGGAGCTCCGTTGTTTGCATATCTTATAAAGAAGGGGCGTATGGGATGGAACTGA
- a CDS encoding ABC transporter ATP-binding protein yields MELMLEVKSLAFSYGNGPVFENVSFSLKKGEIMCILGPNGAGKSTLIKCIAGILQPAAGSVFIQGKDTASLGVRGIARHIGYVPQQNEVVFPFTVLDFVVMGRAPHLSMFASPGAEDIKLAKESLAMVGISDLAERPVANLSGGQSQMVLIARALVQKPALLLLDEPTSHLDFGNQVLVLETVQKLASLGMSIIMNTHMPDHAFLLGDRAAALSEGRLVAVGKVETVVTSKMMSSVYGVNVAVREIEDMKRKVCLPLRR; encoded by the coding sequence ATGGAACTGATGCTGGAAGTAAAGTCCCTTGCTTTTTCTTATGGAAACGGGCCAGTATTTGAAAATGTATCTTTTTCGCTGAAAAAGGGCGAGATCATGTGCATTCTGGGCCCAAACGGAGCAGGAAAATCTACACTTATCAAATGTATTGCAGGAATTCTCCAACCCGCTGCTGGGTCTGTCTTTATTCAGGGAAAAGATACAGCTTCTCTTGGGGTAAGAGGAATTGCCAGGCATATAGGTTATGTACCTCAGCAGAATGAAGTGGTTTTTCCATTTACTGTGCTGGATTTTGTAGTCATGGGCCGTGCTCCTCATCTTTCCATGTTTGCATCCCCTGGCGCAGAGGATATTAAACTTGCAAAAGAATCGCTAGCAATGGTGGGAATTTCTGATCTTGCGGAAAGGCCGGTTGCTAACCTCAGTGGAGGACAGAGTCAAATGGTGCTTATTGCTAGGGCTCTTGTCCAGAAGCCTGCTCTGCTTTTGCTGGACGAGCCAACTTCTCACCTTGATTTTGGCAACCAGGTCCTTGTGCTGGAAACTGTCCAGAAACTGGCTTCACTTGGAATGTCCATTATAATGAATACACATATGCCAGACCATGCTTTTCTGTTAGGTGACAGGGCTGCAGCACTGTCTGAAGGTAGACTGGTTGCCGTAGGAAAAGTTGAAACCGTTGTAACCAGTAAGATGATGTCTTCAGTCTATGGTGTAAATGTAGCTGTCAGGGAAATTGAGGATATGAAAAGGAAAGTGTGTTTACCCTTAAGAAGGTGA
- the ftsA gene encoding coenzyme F390 synthetase — translation MLSIDNSKPYFNPEIETMDREELDALIEERVRYTVKYAAENSPFYRKWFEKQGVDPAEIKTHEDLLDLPIISGNTIRENQPPETSEFMFRSVGWEDVFTVHETSGTSGNPKGFFLTWEDWERYSEKYARIFRSQGFGPGDRVVVCASYGMNVGANTMTFAARQLGMSIIPEGKCTFPLRVIEAYRPTGIVGSVFKLLNLARRLRAEGIDPRESGVNKLVVGGEAFADESRNYLSEIWGCPVYNTYGSTEGTMCGECDEVSGLHVPEDLVHVDIYDPNLENYVPDGECGRVILSTLLPVGAKAGTLLLNYDTEDTTVVLTRKQCPCGRTHMKILTPQREAETAWVEGTPFNRVDVERGVFQRENMDYLTGEYEAFLYGTEDEGETVLRVSMECENPEVCDRDLIKQNFLRTFLRYKPPLSRAYAEGTFKIVFNFTGPMGLELNRIKGRPKRLVDRR, via the coding sequence GTGCTTTCTATAGACAACTCAAAACCTTATTTCAACCCTGAAATCGAGACTATGGACAGGGAAGAACTGGATGCTCTCATAGAGGAACGGGTACGGTACACGGTAAAATATGCGGCAGAAAATTCTCCTTTTTACAGAAAATGGTTTGAAAAGCAGGGAGTGGACCCGGCTGAGATCAAAACCCATGAAGACCTTCTGGACCTTCCCATAATTTCGGGAAATACCATCCGTGAAAACCAGCCTCCGGAAACAAGCGAATTCATGTTCAGGAGTGTAGGCTGGGAGGATGTTTTTACAGTTCATGAGACCAGCGGAACCAGTGGAAATCCAAAGGGCTTTTTCCTTACATGGGAAGATTGGGAACGGTATTCGGAAAAATATGCTCGTATTTTCAGGTCACAGGGCTTCGGCCCTGGAGACAGGGTTGTTGTCTGTGCTTCTTACGGGATGAACGTAGGGGCAAACACCATGACCTTTGCGGCCAGGCAGCTTGGTATGAGCATTATTCCTGAGGGCAAGTGCACATTTCCTCTGCGAGTTATTGAAGCTTACAGGCCTACAGGCATAGTAGGCAGCGTATTCAAACTTCTGAACCTTGCCAGAAGGTTACGGGCAGAGGGCATCGACCCTCGGGAGTCAGGTGTAAATAAACTGGTTGTGGGAGGAGAAGCTTTTGCTGACGAGTCGAGGAATTATCTTTCCGAAATCTGGGGTTGTCCTGTGTATAACACCTATGGAAGTACGGAAGGTACGATGTGCGGTGAGTGTGATGAGGTGTCAGGGCTGCATGTGCCTGAAGATCTTGTCCATGTTGATATTTACGACCCCAATCTCGAGAATTATGTACCTGACGGAGAATGCGGAAGAGTTATCCTGAGTACACTGCTGCCTGTTGGGGCAAAAGCAGGAACCCTTCTTTTAAACTATGATACTGAAGACACAACTGTGGTGCTTACGCGCAAACAGTGTCCCTGCGGAAGGACGCATATGAAAATTCTGACTCCTCAGCGTGAGGCTGAAACCGCGTGGGTAGAAGGAACTCCCTTTAACCGCGTAGATGTGGAAAGGGGTGTTTTCCAGCGCGAAAACATGGACTACCTAACCGGAGAATATGAAGCTTTTCTTTATGGCACAGAAGACGAGGGAGAAACCGTACTCAGAGTTAGTATGGAATGTGAAAATCCTGAGGTGTGCGACCGGGACCTTATAAAACAGAACTTTCTTCGTACTTTTCTCAGATATAAGCCTCCGCTTTCAAGGGCTTATGCCGAAGGCACTTTTAAAATAGTATTCAATTTCACAGGTCCTATGGGGCTTGAACTGAACAGGATAAAAGGCAGGCCTAAAAGGCTTGTAGACAGACGATAA
- the nikR gene encoding nickel-responsive transcriptional regulator NikR: METELMRIGVSLPDTLLGKFDEIIEKRGYSSRSEGIRDAIRSYISYYEWMGDIKGYRVGTISVIYDHTKRGLSNAIADIQHNYSHLIKSSVHIHLDHDNCFEVIVLDGEGEEIKELAEAIMALKGVKFSKLTTVASTDKI, translated from the coding sequence ATGGAAACAGAACTTATGAGGATAGGAGTTTCCCTTCCCGATACCCTTCTGGGTAAATTTGATGAGATTATCGAAAAAAGAGGTTATTCTTCTCGTTCTGAAGGCATAAGAGATGCCATCAGGAGTTACATTTCTTATTACGAATGGATGGGTGACATTAAGGGTTACCGTGTAGGAACCATTTCGGTTATTTACGACCATACTAAAAGGGGGCTCTCAAATGCTATTGCAGATATTCAACACAACTATTCTCACCTGATAAAATCTTCAGTGCATATACACCTTGATCATGACAACTGCTTTGAAGTGATTGTTCTCGATGGGGAAGGTGAAGAGATTAAGGAGCTTGCTGAAGCTATAATGGCCCTCAAAGGGGTAAAGTTCTCAAAGCTCACAACTGTAGCATCAACCGATAAAATCTGA
- a CDS encoding helix-turn-helix transcriptional regulator yields the protein MSEKKIIEVKDAYCLPEDVLDAVHSAMNEDVGEIVSLFKILSDPTRLRILKALEVQSLCVCVLVDCTDQQHSALSYHLKLLKEAGLVNSRRERSFQIYELTEFGNLLLKHIEKHFEKA from the coding sequence ATGTCTGAAAAAAAAATAATTGAAGTAAAGGATGCATATTGTCTTCCGGAAGATGTGCTTGATGCTGTGCATTCGGCAATGAATGAGGATGTAGGAGAAATCGTTAGCCTGTTTAAGATACTTTCAGATCCCACCCGCCTCAGGATTCTCAAAGCCCTTGAAGTCCAGAGTCTCTGTGTCTGTGTCCTTGTGGACTGTACGGACCAGCAGCATTCAGCTCTTTCCTATCATCTTAAGCTGTTAAAAGAAGCAGGCCTGGTGAACTCGCGAAGAGAACGGAGTTTTCAGATTTATGAACTCACAGAGTTCGGAAACCTGCTCCTGAAACATATTGAAAAGCACTTTGAAAAAGCTTAA
- a CDS encoding flippase-like domain-containing protein — protein MVLPAYNEAANIDKAVLVTAETLFKITDRFEIIIAEDGSTDGTDRIASRLAEQYVYVVHLHSDKRQGRGKALNRAFKAASGEVLCYIDVDLATDMKYLEKLIRAVSTDGYDFATGSRMMPDSDAKRPFKREFASRGYNFLVRLFLHSKLYDHQCGFKAFRREALFELSEDVENEHWFWDTEVLVRAQHKGYRVMEFPVYWRHGGSSKVNLAKDVKGMGSEIFRLWRELSFPLEVSGKGKFFLTATLAILILAFVATFLGASDILENVKQASFRTLVLAALVYCVSWPLRGVRFQQILNRLGNQYGLRFLTGSIFISQSANVILPARIGDLSRMYILKKSKDLAFTTSFSSITVERVFDIVAITSIAILASSGAASRFELDPWMESLIRLSGLAVVLFFSIIFIVSFREGNTRKRLEMENSQNGFSGKIKIFASTFLHQISVVAVRPSSFLAVTASSLLIWGIDIFTCFLVLKSFPTVGESLSSTYMISLIFLAVALGNIAKIFPITPGAIGTYEVALTAVFGLGGIKPEIGFTVAVLDHIIKNSITLIGGGLALSELGLRWREVLCTDKDVLKG, from the coding sequence GTGGTTTTACCAGCTTATAATGAGGCAGCGAATATCGATAAGGCTGTCTTAGTTACAGCAGAAACACTTTTTAAAATAACGGACCGTTTCGAGATCATCATAGCCGAAGACGGCAGCACGGATGGTACAGACCGGATAGCCTCCAGGCTCGCGGAACAGTACGTTTATGTTGTCCATCTGCATTCGGATAAACGACAGGGCCGGGGAAAAGCTCTTAACCGGGCTTTTAAGGCCGCTTCAGGAGAAGTCCTCTGCTATATTGACGTGGACCTTGCGACAGATATGAAGTATCTGGAAAAACTGATCAGAGCTGTGAGCACGGATGGCTATGATTTTGCTACAGGATCGAGAATGATGCCCGATAGCGATGCAAAAAGGCCTTTTAAGCGAGAGTTTGCAAGCAGAGGATATAATTTTCTGGTGAGGCTATTTCTGCATTCAAAACTCTATGACCACCAGTGCGGTTTTAAGGCTTTCAGGAGAGAAGCTCTCTTTGAACTTAGTGAGGATGTTGAGAATGAACACTGGTTCTGGGATACCGAAGTACTTGTCAGAGCCCAACACAAAGGATATAGGGTAATGGAATTTCCGGTTTACTGGAGGCACGGAGGGTCAAGCAAGGTTAATCTGGCAAAAGATGTAAAAGGAATGGGGTCCGAGATATTCCGACTCTGGCGGGAACTCTCATTTCCTCTCGAAGTTTCAGGAAAAGGAAAATTCTTTTTAACAGCTACCCTTGCAATTCTGATACTTGCGTTTGTCGCAACCTTCCTGGGCGCATCCGATATTCTGGAAAATGTGAAGCAAGCATCCTTCAGGACTCTGGTTCTAGCCGCTCTGGTATACTGTGTTTCCTGGCCTTTAAGAGGAGTTCGCTTCCAGCAGATCCTTAACAGGCTTGGAAATCAATACGGGCTTAGGTTTCTTACAGGCAGCATTTTTATCAGCCAATCCGCAAATGTAATTCTTCCGGCACGGATAGGAGATCTGAGCAGGATGTATATCCTGAAAAAAAGCAAGGACCTTGCTTTTACAACTAGCTTCTCCTCGATAACCGTAGAAAGAGTTTTTGATATAGTTGCAATAACTTCCATAGCAATACTTGCATCTTCAGGTGCTGCATCCCGTTTTGAACTTGATCCCTGGATGGAATCCCTGATAAGGCTGTCCGGACTTGCAGTAGTGCTTTTTTTCTCAATTATCTTTATTGTTTCTTTCCGAGAAGGCAACACAAGAAAAAGATTGGAAATGGAAAATTCCCAAAACGGGTTCTCTGGAAAGATAAAGATTTTTGCCTCTACTTTTTTACACCAGATAAGCGTCGTTGCCGTACGTCCAAGCTCGTTTCTGGCAGTGACGGCCTCTTCTCTTCTGATATGGGGAATAGATATATTCACCTGTTTCCTTGTCCTTAAATCTTTTCCGACAGTAGGAGAAAGTCTCTCGTCCACATATATGATATCACTAATTTTCCTGGCTGTAGCCCTGGGAAATATTGCAAAAATCTTTCCGATAACACCTGGAGCCATAGGAACATATGAAGTTGCCCTGACTGCAGTTTTCGGGCTTGGTGGAATCAAACCGGAGATCGGATTTACGGTTGCCGTGCTCGATCATATTATAAAAAATTCAATTACTTTAATAGGAGGAGGTCTTGCCCTCTCTGAACTCGGGCTCAGGTGGAGAGAAGTGCTTTGTACTGATAAGGATGTTTTGAAAGGGTGA
- a CDS encoding DUF2298 domain-containing protein, producing MLEYLHIIFWFIFIEMLGLVSMPLAGLAGNRLVDRGYSAARTLGIVLVTYIAWLFSHVWGLNSRTILISVLLLCLIAGIVYRKQRTLPEKKILLSNELVFAASFFFFLLIRMYLPEIYRHEKFMDFAFLNAVMRTSSFPPADPWFAGGSLDFYYYFGYLSVGVPGKLFSVEPSMLFNLAIALTFALSFNLLFGFGYNLTHGKIRYGFLTALFVILLGNLQGFKEFISMYLTRETAPMGYYWSSSRVIPYTINEFPYFSFIHGDLHSHMIAIPFQLLVLAFLLNIYLRKDSNRVFESILELLIFSVSLGFLFLSNSWDFPIYLSLTFAVVFAYYYGHYLHSKSLYIHNKSLSRSVTGFLGTVLSVFTLSLLPYLPFYLSFKPQAAGGFDFVQPELRTTIGEFLILFSLFLFLTLSFLMTHLDSRRKIQYFILWIGISAFLAKEWTIPLLGILLPLLVLSLYSFLKDLPERSNAGFISLLIAMAAFIAIICEVIFLDDPISGSFARMNTVFKFYMHLWIFLAIAASYSFYQLYFRYRTFPETNLPTSSRVYEKKVWMFSLMLLVLSCSVFPVVATFTRIEDMNAEPALDGMEYMKELDRGDYDAIKWIQENLSGTPIILEASSDDSSYHYISRVSANTGLPTVIGWARHEQFWERNDEEIRTRLEDVNTIYSTSSKKKALELMNKYNVNYVYIGQLERQMYDIKTDKFEDKTYFEPVYQGSVRIYKVKKEF from the coding sequence GTGTTAGAGTATCTTCACATAATTTTCTGGTTTATTTTTATTGAAATGCTGGGCCTGGTTTCCATGCCTCTTGCCGGACTAGCTGGAAATCGGCTTGTTGACAGAGGATATTCTGCAGCAAGGACTCTGGGAATAGTGCTTGTTACGTATATTGCCTGGCTTTTTTCCCATGTATGGGGCTTGAACAGCCGCACAATCCTTATCTCGGTACTTCTACTTTGCCTTATAGCGGGAATTGTCTATCGAAAACAAAGGACCTTACCGGAAAAGAAGATCCTGTTGTCAAATGAGCTCGTATTCGCTGCAAGCTTCTTTTTTTTCCTGCTTATACGCATGTATCTTCCTGAGATCTACAGGCATGAAAAATTCATGGATTTTGCTTTTTTGAACGCAGTTATGAGAACCTCTTCTTTCCCCCCGGCAGATCCCTGGTTTGCAGGCGGTTCCCTTGATTTTTATTACTATTTCGGATACCTTTCGGTGGGAGTTCCGGGGAAACTATTTTCTGTCGAGCCATCCATGCTTTTCAATCTGGCTATTGCTCTCACTTTCGCTCTTTCCTTCAATCTCCTTTTCGGGTTTGGATATAACCTTACTCATGGAAAAATCAGGTATGGGTTTCTTACTGCCTTATTCGTGATCCTGCTAGGAAACTTGCAGGGATTTAAAGAATTCATATCCATGTATCTTACCAGAGAAACTGCACCAATGGGATACTACTGGAGCAGTTCGAGAGTTATCCCGTATACAATAAATGAATTTCCTTACTTTAGTTTCATACATGGAGACCTTCATTCTCACATGATTGCAATTCCTTTCCAGCTTCTGGTACTTGCTTTTCTCCTTAACATATATCTCAGGAAAGATAGCAACCGGGTCTTTGAAAGTATACTGGAACTTCTGATTTTTTCAGTATCCCTTGGTTTTTTATTTCTTTCTAATTCCTGGGATTTCCCGATATATCTCAGCTTGACATTTGCAGTTGTTTTTGCTTATTACTACGGGCATTATCTCCACAGTAAAAGCTTATATATCCACAATAAAAGCCTATCTAGATCCGTTACCGGTTTTCTGGGAACAGTTCTTTCAGTTTTCACTCTCAGCCTTCTTCCGTATTTGCCCTTTTATCTGTCATTTAAACCGCAAGCTGCAGGTGGATTCGACTTTGTTCAGCCAGAACTTCGTACAACAATTGGAGAATTCCTGATCCTGTTCAGCCTTTTCCTTTTTTTGACCCTTTCTTTCCTCATGACTCACCTTGACTCCAGAAGAAAAATACAATATTTCATCCTGTGGATAGGAATATCGGCATTTCTTGCCAAAGAATGGACTATTCCTCTGCTTGGAATCCTTCTTCCGTTACTTGTCCTTTCACTTTATTCTTTCCTGAAAGACCTTCCTGAGAGAAGCAATGCAGGATTCATCTCACTTCTGATAGCAATGGCTGCATTCATAGCGATTATCTGCGAAGTCATCTTTCTTGATGATCCCATTTCCGGAAGCTTTGCCCGCATGAATACGGTTTTCAAATTTTACATGCACTTATGGATTTTTCTGGCCATTGCAGCTTCTTATTCCTTCTATCAGCTTTATTTCCGTTACAGAACCTTTCCCGAGACTAACCTTCCTACGAGCAGCAGGGTTTATGAAAAAAAAGTTTGGATGTTCTCACTTATGCTTCTGGTTCTCTCATGCAGCGTCTTTCCTGTAGTAGCTACCTTTACAAGAATAGAAGATATGAATGCGGAACCTGCCCTTGACGGCATGGAATACATGAAAGAGTTGGATCGCGGAGATTATGACGCTATAAAATGGATTCAGGAAAACCTCAGTGGAACTCCGATAATCCTTGAAGCTTCCTCAGATGACAGCAGTTATCATTATATCTCGCGTGTCTCGGCAAATACCGGGCTTCCTACGGTTATTGGGTGGGCAAGGCATGAGCAGTTCTGGGAAAGAAACGATGAAGAAATCAGGACAAGGCTTGAAGACGTAAATACCATTTACAGTACCAGCAGTAAAAAAAAAGCTCTTGAGCTCATGAATAAATATAACGTAAACTATGTTTATATCGGTCAACTTGAACGGCAGATGTATGATATAAAAACGGATAAGTTCGAGGACAAAACTTATTTTGAACCGGTTTACCAGGGTTCAGTCCGGATTTATAAAGTAAAAAAGGAGTTCTGA
- a CDS encoding aldehyde dehydrogenase: protein MKMQINGKAVEACSGEFFDIINPATGELIDRVPKGTEDDAAIAVESASSAFNGWASTSPQQRARILYTAAGIVRQRKDELAVLLTREQGKPLAEAKNEIEGFAHVLEYYCGLASSFHGDFVPVPQNGYAFTVKKPLGVCTAIIPWNMPALIMAWKIGPAMISGNTLVLKPASNTPLTNLALASILSEAGLPPGVLNIVTGPGEVVGESLVKSPKVKKISFTGEVRTGKRIAELAAGGMKRVTLELGGSDPMLVCDDANLEAAVAGALRGRFYNCGQACTAVKRLFVFESVAERFIKKLEAGIRNLRVGNGLHENIDLGPLNNRRQWEYIKELVADAEEKDEGRIVAGGRVPEGSACSKGYFFEPTLIVDVDRKSRLLNEEVFGPVLPVVRVKDLDEAIEEANNTCYGLGASIWTKNLDRARIGCEQLNAGIIWLNQHLKVAPEVPFGGTRESGIGNENGPDALSEYLDLKTVMLKI from the coding sequence ATGAAAATGCAGATTAACGGAAAGGCTGTTGAAGCGTGCAGCGGCGAATTTTTTGATATCATAAACCCGGCAACAGGTGAACTTATTGACCGGGTTCCAAAAGGCACGGAAGATGATGCGGCAATAGCCGTTGAATCGGCGTCGTCAGCTTTTAATGGCTGGGCTTCCACATCTCCGCAGCAAAGAGCCAGGATTCTTTACACAGCTGCGGGAATTGTAAGACAGAGAAAGGATGAACTTGCTGTCTTGCTTACCCGGGAACAGGGGAAACCTCTTGCCGAAGCTAAAAACGAGATTGAAGGTTTTGCACATGTCCTTGAGTATTATTGCGGGCTTGCAAGTAGTTTTCACGGAGATTTTGTCCCGGTCCCTCAAAATGGATATGCTTTTACTGTAAAGAAGCCTCTGGGGGTCTGTACAGCCATAATTCCCTGGAATATGCCTGCTCTTATTATGGCATGGAAAATAGGCCCTGCCATGATTTCAGGAAATACGCTTGTCCTGAAACCTGCAAGCAATACCCCTCTTACTAACCTTGCCCTGGCTTCTATCCTCAGCGAGGCAGGGCTTCCTCCAGGTGTACTCAATATCGTTACAGGCCCTGGTGAGGTTGTGGGAGAAAGCCTGGTTAAGAGCCCGAAGGTTAAAAAAATCTCCTTTACCGGAGAAGTGAGAACCGGGAAACGTATAGCCGAGCTTGCAGCCGGCGGGATGAAAAGAGTAACCCTTGAGCTTGGAGGAAGTGATCCAATGCTGGTCTGTGATGATGCTAACCTGGAGGCTGCAGTCGCAGGGGCTCTCAGGGGAAGATTTTACAATTGTGGGCAGGCCTGTACTGCTGTAAAGAGGCTTTTTGTTTTCGAATCCGTAGCTGAAAGGTTCATAAAAAAGCTTGAAGCAGGCATCCGGAATTTAAGGGTTGGAAACGGGTTGCATGAAAACATCGATCTGGGGCCCCTTAACAACCGCAGGCAATGGGAATATATAAAAGAGCTTGTCGCAGACGCCGAAGAAAAGGATGAAGGCAGGATAGTTGCAGGAGGCAGAGTTCCAGAGGGCAGCGCCTGTAGTAAAGGATATTTCTTCGAGCCCACACTTATTGTAGATGTGGACAGAAAATCCAGGCTTCTGAATGAAGAAGTATTCGGTCCGGTGCTGCCTGTAGTCCGGGTAAAAGACCTTGATGAAGCGATTGAAGAAGCTAACAATACCTGCTATGGCCTTGGTGCCTCAATCTGGACAAAAAACCTTGACAGGGCTCGTATAGGATGCGAACAGTTGAATGCAGGAATTATCTGGCTTAATCAACATCTAAAGGTTGCTCCTGAAGTTCCTTTCGGGGGTACCAGGGAGAGCGGGATTGGAAACGAAAACGGGCCTGATGCTCTTTCTGAATATCTTGATCTGAAAACCGTAATGCTAAAAATCTAA
- a CDS encoding DUF3303 domain-containing protein — translation MLFMDVSTWDPSNRDKILEHFKKLEIPEGIDIINQWVDLSGNRYYILYEAESAEAYGAFNLPWSDVCVIDSVPVMEASEFMQLLPKYQKK, via the coding sequence ATGTTATTCATGGACGTTAGTACCTGGGACCCTTCGAACCGCGATAAGATCCTTGAGCATTTTAAGAAACTGGAGATTCCAGAAGGAATCGATATCATTAACCAGTGGGTTGACCTTTCCGGAAACCGCTATTACATCCTTTACGAAGCCGAAAGTGCCGAAGCTTACGGAGCTTTCAACCTACCCTGGTCGGATGTCTGCGTAATTGACAGCGTGCCGGTTATGGAAGCTTCCGAATTTATGCAGCTTCTGCCCAAATACCAGAAAAAATAA